Proteins from a genomic interval of Kitasatospora kifunensis:
- a CDS encoding APC family permease: protein MATPAPAPPNKSPRHALRREVGMIGLLWASVGAIIGSGWLFGAEKAVTAAGPAALISWGVGAVAIVLLALVHAELGGLFPVAGGTARYPHYAFGGFAGMSFGWFTWLQAATTAPIEVQAMIGYARHWSWADGLQNKDQTLTGSGFAVAAVLLAVFVAVNFLGVKWLARTNSAATWWKVAVPVVTILILGATEFHGSNFSSHGFAPFGARGVLSAISTSGVIFALLGFEQAIQWAGESTHPRRDIPRAVLGSVMIGSLIYIMLQVVFIGALPQDTFAGGWGQLTYHGISGPFAGLATLIGLGGLATVLYIDAIISPAGTGLVYITSSSRITYGLSRNGYAPQAMQATDRRAVPWVGLLIAFAAGVLCFLPFPSWQRLVSFITSAVVLMYAGAPLSFGVLRKRFPDLERPYRLSAGGFISPLAFVIASLIIYWSGWDTVWRLGASILLGYLLLGSYAAYAKANRLPGAPRMDFKAGQWLPVYLVGLGLISWQGQFGVGATRHLPLWWDILAIAVLSLVIYYWALAVALSAAEIERNIADVEMLDAGGH, encoded by the coding sequence ATGGCAACGCCCGCCCCGGCGCCCCCGAACAAGTCCCCTCGGCACGCCCTGCGCCGCGAGGTCGGCATGATCGGCCTGCTGTGGGCGTCGGTCGGGGCGATCATCGGCTCCGGGTGGCTCTTCGGAGCCGAGAAGGCCGTCACGGCCGCCGGACCCGCCGCGCTGATCTCCTGGGGCGTCGGTGCGGTGGCCATCGTGCTGCTGGCCCTGGTGCACGCCGAACTCGGCGGCCTGTTCCCGGTGGCCGGCGGCACCGCGCGTTACCCGCACTACGCCTTCGGCGGCTTCGCCGGCATGTCCTTCGGCTGGTTCACCTGGCTGCAGGCCGCCACCACGGCCCCGATCGAGGTGCAGGCGATGATCGGCTACGCCCGGCACTGGAGCTGGGCGGACGGCCTGCAGAACAAGGACCAGACGCTGACCGGTTCGGGCTTCGCGGTCGCCGCGGTGCTGCTCGCGGTCTTCGTCGCGGTCAACTTCCTCGGCGTCAAGTGGCTGGCCCGCACCAACAGCGCGGCCACCTGGTGGAAGGTCGCGGTGCCGGTGGTGACGATCCTGATCCTCGGGGCGACGGAGTTCCACGGCAGCAACTTCAGCTCACACGGCTTCGCGCCGTTCGGCGCCCGCGGTGTGCTCTCGGCGATCAGCACCAGCGGCGTGATCTTCGCGCTGCTCGGCTTCGAGCAGGCCATCCAGTGGGCCGGCGAGAGCACCCACCCGCGCCGCGACATCCCCCGGGCGGTGCTCGGGTCGGTGATGATCGGCAGCCTGATCTACATCATGCTCCAGGTGGTCTTCATCGGTGCGCTGCCCCAGGACACCTTCGCCGGCGGCTGGGGCCAGCTGACCTACCACGGCATCAGCGGCCCGTTCGCCGGGCTCGCCACCCTGATCGGCCTGGGCGGGCTGGCCACCGTGCTCTACATCGACGCGATCATCTCGCCGGCCGGCACCGGTCTGGTCTACATCACCTCCAGCTCCCGGATCACCTACGGGCTCAGCCGCAACGGCTACGCGCCGCAGGCGATGCAGGCCACCGACCGGCGCGCGGTGCCCTGGGTCGGCCTGCTGATCGCCTTCGCGGCCGGCGTGCTCTGCTTCCTGCCCTTCCCCAGTTGGCAGCGGCTGGTCAGCTTCATCACCTCGGCGGTGGTGCTGATGTACGCGGGGGCGCCGCTCTCCTTCGGCGTACTGCGCAAGCGCTTCCCCGACCTGGAGCGGCCCTACCGGCTGTCGGCCGGCGGGTTCATCTCGCCGCTCGCCTTCGTCATCGCCAGCCTGATCATCTACTGGTCCGGCTGGGACACGGTGTGGCGTCTGGGCGCCTCGATCCTGCTCGGTTACCTGCTGCTGGGCTCGTACGCCGCCTACGCCAAGGCCAACCGGCTGCCCGGCGCGCCTCGGATGGACTTCAAGGCCGGCCAGTGGCTGCCCGTCTACCTGGTGGGCCTGGGCTTGATCTCCTGGCAGGGCCAGTTCGGCGTGGGTGCCACCCGGCACCTGCCGCTGTGGTGGGACATCCTGGCGATCGCGGTCCTCTCCCTGGTCATCTACTACTGGGCGCTGGCCGTGGCGCTGTCGGCGGCCGAGATCGAACGGAACATCGCCGACGTCGAGATGCTCGACGCGGGCGGCCACTGA
- a CDS encoding SpoIIE family protein phosphatase: MDDSRFPFIDGVAGVLVDGGGRIMDCTAAAETLLAIPAGLLRGRRVRELLAAPVESAGPPNPAGPQGYARRGSSRAGRVSVHTGDGRLLALEVRLLVLRGALLGDRDYDRAAARYIVLGTQASTADRWRQDQAFTRELFLQDRLGLVVFDQDLRIVRTNTHLLPYSGMPVTLTGHTLADFLQPQDAAAVEEHLRQVMETGQPLVLAEELARTVVDPRGGRMMAISAFRLQASDGAVIGLTALFNDITEQYRTRRRLALLHQVTVASGRSLSVTESAQQLAKALVGGFADVAVVEVAPAVFTGEEPAADGDGLLLLRRTAVAGPPEAVPATGDSVLVGPDGTEAVGLSAELDEPWLITAPLIARGLLLGRIGVRRDHWKEAFEEEDRALLREIGARAALALDNARRYTREHRAAIGLQRSLLPPAIRSVAAVSTASVYLPTDTVGGVGGDWFDVIPLSSARVALVVGDVTGHGLHASATMGRLRTAVRTLADLDLEPDELLVHLDDLVAQLLVEAAMAADGEVDLEAEGLDPGRHGADVQGHRWAADDQERVAARAARPEPGSFGGTCLYAVYDPVARTCTVASAGHPPPAVAHPDGSTEFLPVAPGPPLGVGGLPFESTRVVLEPGSVLALYTDGLIERGEGDIDTGMAELTRRLAAVRAQDLPLPEAGQRIIGGLPPTRLHDDVTLLLARTKVVPAADTAVWSVDPDPAAVGQVREDAAATLIAWGLEELAFTTELVLSELVTNAIRYAGGPVVVRLIRADMLTCEVSDGSSTQPRMRRARLTDEGGRGLYLVAQLTSRWGSRYTASGKTIWTEQELPAG; encoded by the coding sequence ATGGACGACTCCCGCTTCCCGTTCATCGACGGCGTGGCAGGGGTACTGGTCGACGGCGGCGGCAGGATCATGGACTGCACGGCGGCCGCCGAGACGCTGCTGGCCATCCCCGCGGGCCTGCTGCGCGGCCGCCGGGTCCGAGAGCTGCTGGCCGCGCCCGTGGAGTCGGCCGGCCCGCCGAACCCGGCCGGGCCGCAGGGCTACGCACGTCGCGGCAGCAGTCGGGCGGGGCGGGTGAGCGTGCACACCGGTGACGGTCGGCTGCTCGCGCTGGAGGTGCGGCTGCTGGTGCTGCGCGGCGCGCTGCTCGGCGACCGTGACTACGACCGTGCCGCCGCGCGGTACATCGTGCTCGGCACCCAGGCCAGCACCGCCGACCGCTGGCGCCAGGACCAGGCGTTCACCCGCGAGCTCTTCCTGCAGGACCGGCTCGGCCTGGTGGTCTTCGACCAGGACCTGCGGATCGTGCGGACCAACACCCACCTGCTGCCCTACTCAGGCATGCCGGTGACCCTCACCGGACACACCCTGGCCGACTTCCTGCAGCCGCAGGACGCCGCCGCCGTGGAGGAGCACCTGCGCCAGGTGATGGAGACCGGCCAGCCGCTGGTGCTCGCCGAGGAGCTGGCCAGGACGGTGGTGGACCCGCGCGGCGGCCGGATGATGGCGATCTCCGCGTTCCGGCTGCAAGCCTCCGACGGCGCGGTGATCGGCCTCACCGCGCTCTTCAACGACATCACCGAGCAGTACCGCACCCGCCGGCGCCTGGCGCTGCTGCACCAGGTGACCGTCGCCTCCGGGCGCTCGCTGTCGGTCACCGAGAGCGCCCAGCAGCTGGCCAAGGCACTGGTCGGCGGCTTCGCGGACGTCGCGGTGGTGGAGGTGGCGCCCGCCGTCTTCACCGGCGAGGAGCCGGCCGCGGACGGCGACGGGCTCCTGCTGCTACGCCGTACCGCGGTCGCCGGACCGCCCGAGGCGGTGCCGGCCACCGGCGACAGCGTGCTGGTCGGCCCGGACGGCACGGAGGCGGTCGGGCTGTCGGCCGAGCTCGACGAGCCGTGGCTGATCACCGCCCCGCTGATCGCCCGCGGTCTGCTGCTCGGCCGGATCGGGGTGCGCCGCGACCACTGGAAGGAGGCCTTCGAGGAGGAGGACCGCGCGCTGCTGCGCGAGATCGGCGCCCGCGCCGCGCTCGCGCTGGACAACGCCCGCCGCTACACCCGCGAGCACCGCGCCGCGATCGGTCTGCAGCGCAGCCTGCTGCCGCCGGCCATCCGCTCGGTCGCCGCGGTCAGCACCGCCAGCGTCTACCTGCCCACCGACACCGTGGGCGGCGTGGGCGGTGACTGGTTCGACGTCATCCCGCTCTCCTCGGCCCGGGTGGCGCTGGTGGTCGGCGACGTCACCGGGCACGGCCTGCACGCCTCCGCCACCATGGGCCGACTGCGCACCGCCGTGCGCACGCTGGCCGATCTGGACCTGGAGCCCGACGAGTTGCTGGTCCACCTGGACGACCTGGTGGCCCAGTTGCTGGTGGAGGCCGCGATGGCGGCGGACGGGGAGGTGGACCTGGAGGCCGAGGGGCTGGACCCGGGCCGCCACGGAGCCGACGTCCAGGGCCACCGGTGGGCGGCCGACGATCAGGAGCGGGTCGCCGCCCGGGCGGCCAGACCCGAGCCGGGTTCCTTCGGCGGGACCTGCCTCTACGCGGTCTACGACCCCGTCGCCCGGACCTGCACGGTGGCCAGCGCCGGCCACCCGCCGCCCGCCGTCGCCCACCCCGACGGGAGCACCGAGTTCCTGCCGGTGGCGCCCGGACCGCCGCTGGGGGTGGGTGGCCTGCCCTTCGAGTCCACCAGGGTGGTGCTGGAGCCGGGCAGCGTGCTCGCGCTCTACACCGACGGGTTGATCGAGCGCGGTGAGGGCGATATCGACACCGGGATGGCCGAGTTGACCCGGCGACTGGCCGCCGTGCGGGCCCAGGACCTGCCGCTGCCGGAGGCCGGGCAGCGGATCATCGGCGGTCTGCCGCCGACCCGGCTGCACGACGACGTGACCCTGCTGCTGGCCCGCACCAAGGTGGTGCCCGCCGCTGACACCGCCGTCTGGTCGGTCGATCCCGACCCCGCGGCGGTCGGTCAGGTGCGCGAGGACGCCGCCGCGACACTGATCGCCTGGGGCCTGGAGGAGTTGGCCTTCACCACCGAGTTGGTGCTCAGTGAGCTGGTCACCAATGCGATCCGCTACGCCGGCGGCCCCGTGGTCGTGCGGCTGATCCGGGCGGACATGCTGACCTGCGAGGTCTCCGACGGCA